The Quercus lobata isolate SW786 chromosome 4, ValleyOak3.0 Primary Assembly, whole genome shotgun sequence genome segment CCAGGTCGCGATTTTTTTTGGTGAGGTGTTCCACGGCAGCGGTGAGAGTTTTAACCTGTCTCTCGAGGGCGGTCATGGgtggttcttcttcttgaacgtcattagtggttgccattgagcgagtgagcaCCATGCAACTCTTTTATCTGGGAAGCGATAATATGGCTTACAATCCGCGAAACGCTTTCCACAGATGGCgtcaactgatgatgccgaaaaaatcACCAGTAAGTCACACAGTCCTCACACGATCGAAATagcacctgcacaacaaaaagggaagacctaacagagagcaccggtatggtcccggccaaataccctccgaaggtcaagttagaactattctcacaactctagggTGCTAAAGAGGGTAAATTATTCGTACCTcaatttgtgagggtattggggtttttatagtagtagaaggttgacatctcttccttggtgtagaagtcttttccttataggaatcctcttgaaTAGTCCCATATGTGATGGACAAGACTTTTGCTTGTAGAGAAGATTTTCATTAATGCGCGTATCTTCCGGAATCCTCTTCGTGCTAGGACTCCATTCACCTTGGGATTTTGTGCTGATTAAAAGTGTGTCGCAAGTAATTTTCATCTGGGGCTTCTACTGTATAGGCCTTTTTACAATCTTTTGGGCTTGCTTTCTTTCGGTCCCAAGACATTGATTCGTCAGGCCCATTTAAAGGAGGCCCGTCGTACCAAATTTTTACCCTTATCAGGTATGCTCggtgtaagcgactaaatttctcggTTCAAAATaagtcaaacaagtaaaatagtttcacaaatgcgaatttgtattgatgattgtgtggtacaattctttgtgattacaaaagattgatcctctgattcgattTCCTTcaaagatttgttgattggatttgtagtgatgtgattttgatttaaaCACAAGATAttcttcaatttggttgagggatggatcgaagatctttggaacagaattacaatgaatctctggctatgagcttgttggaaatcctttgttcttcacgttctttgtgttcttcgtgtgttcttcgtcttcgaagttTTGTTGTGGAAGTTCTCCGGGGCtatagaggcttgaatccgtggagcttcactgatttgtggttgtttgaggtttctggaggcttttgagcttgattctagtgacctttgagatctaggcaggtagtttggatgattctgtttcgaatgttctttgtatttgaaggtttgtggtggaagttcttcggggctttggaggcttgaatccgtagagcttcactgatttgtgatttgttgatgttttcggacctttaagcttgattcccgcaaactttaggatctaggcagacggtttggatgattctgcttcgaatgttctccgattttggggttaaagttcttgaagttcctggaggcttcagggcttgattccaacagagctttttcacttctgaatcttGGTCCTCCTGAATCTTCCGGTCCTCTGAATCCTGGTCTCCCTAAATgtcttaggaaggcttctatttataggagtttgggggtgggtgagcgacacgtggcggagcttgattggtgacacatgtcacagcctgattggtccgcttaagtcatcgcttacacgtgcgaggttgcttgtgtcatcgcttacacgtgcgaagctgtttgtgtcatcgcttacacgtgcgctgatgtgtgattggtttttgcatgacacttggcaaatttctgttggcttctgaatagtgatagcaaaacctagcagcagtatgtggtgctttgtaattggctgtattttgtggacttgataatgtgacgtgtcagcttgtgataggtcgggaattttccctctctacactCGGCCTAATTTGTTTTGGGCCGAAGAAAAATTTGACTTCGGTCCccactcaaaaacaaaattttaccaattggAAATATTagcctaattaaaaaaaaaaaaaaaaaagattacttttattttttggataaagattACTTTACATCgtgatgaagtaaaaaaataaaaaataaaaataatttgcatttattataatttgagatttctattttttccaaacaccaaaaaaaaaaaaaaaaaaagaatatgtggggtgagttttgtaaattggaggagttttaaaactaacaaaagagtgatcctattttgtaagGAGTTAGAGAGTAGTAGGAATTTAAATTAATGTAAAAGTAAGAGTTTATTAGAAGCAGTAAGACATTTCAACGTAGAAgtaagaatttattatttttgtcaatttattattttaaacctatttttaagttttaggtaggggtatttttgacagtaaaaaaaaaaaacaataactaactttattttgccaatttaccattttaaccccatttttaagttgttggttaattaatttagggctatttttgatagaaaaaaaaaaagcaataactaactttctgaatcctcttaatatatacagataagaaaaatgctattttcataacatttttacaacactttcataatatttttaaataacagGTTGTAAATAACAGGTTGTTACTTGTTATTATTGGCAATGTTAACAAGAACTTCCCAAAAAAAGTCTGGGTTTCCGATTCAAAAGggagtaattcttaggtactctcgGAGGACGGAAAATGATACTCCTTCCCCTCATATTCATAGTGGGGTCCcctaaataaatttatggtggGGTCTATTATGAATGTGAGTGGAAGGAATACAATTTCTACATACTCTAGGAATATCTAAGAATTTTCCTTCAAAAGGAAGAGAGTACTTcgtcctctctctctttccctgagTTCTCTCTCCTGAAGCCATTCTACTGTAGCCAAAGCTCTGCTGGTAATCTCTCTCCCTGAGTTCTCTCTCCTGAAGCCATTCTGTTGTAgccaaagctctctctctctctctctctctctctctctccggtgatctgggttttctctttttatcatttgttaTTCAGTCATTCTATCTAATCTGTGAACTGCTGAAGGGTGATGACTAAAGTAGACTGCTTTTGTGGTTGTCTTGTTTGCCGATCTCATTAAAAACAATAGTAAATAACTTTGTGATTGTCaatttctttacatttttgtttagtatttaatatatattataaataaaatttataatatattaccgtgtagtgtgtatatatatatatgatactaTTGTTTATATTGTATATTAATGTATTTGTCGTTGAGATTTgcttaattatttaattttatctaaCTGTATTTGCTTGGTAGTTAACACTAATTGTTCATACAAATATAATCCTTTGTCCTAAAGATTGAAACTTTAGATAATGAATCCCTTAAAAAGGCTCGTAGATTATATGAACTTAAgcaaatgaatatatataagtataaattGTTCCCTTAGAACATGGTCCtaaatttcaataattaatattagattataCCGGTGTATGagatgaaaatataaatttaagtaaTTGTGTAACTGTGTATATAGAAATAGATATAGTCATATAGctataaaatttagttatagactcaattataaatgattttatttccatgaaaaaaaagtaagacaCAGCTTTTTTACTTaagaatttaattatatttagcTTGTCCCTCCAGAAGAAATTCTTGACTCTACCACTGtttattgttttgttatttAGCATTGATTggttggtttatttttctcttgacAAAATTATATCCTATTTCCAatggtgtgtgtatatatatatatatatatatttatttattgttttttatttgttttgttggaACAGAATAATTTATTTGGTTTGTTGTTTAGTGTTTGTGGTGACTTATTTGTTATGACATGCGAtgcaatttatttaaatttattaagttGAATAGTTTTagttaaaatgaaatatttggtTACCTGTTTGGTCATGGCAgtgatataatttatttatttattaaatttgaaatatttttggagttaaaatgattaaagaaaaattgactTATAAATAATATCCATATGCAGGTTAAATGACACAAGGCCATCAGTACTTGAAGTGATAGATCTACAAGCCCAAGTCATCAAAGCTTTATGGAAATATCAACTACAACCCATAATCTCGTGGGGACTAACTCTGCTGACCAAGAGACTACAGGACTCAACCAAGTCCTTCTTCCCTTGTCTATAGATGAGACAACTGAACAAATTTTAGGAGATTTTGGGTGGTCTCAATTCATTCAAGCCATCCTTGTATCAGTCCCATCTTTATTTGATGCACAACAAACATTTATAAGCATCTTTACTGATGCAGAGCCAAATTGGCGTTGCAACTTCAACACAACATGCAACTCAAACTCCAATATCTGCCAACTCCCAAAAAGTGCTTGGTCTTGGGATGAACCTTCTCACAAGACAATCATATCGGAATGGGGTCTGGAATGTGCTAGTTCATTCATCACAGGACTTCCTGCTTCATCTTTCTTCGTAGGCAGCATAGTTGGTGGATTAAGTCTTGCTACACTTGGCGACATCCGTCTTGGTAGGAAGAACTTGCTTTACCTCTCATGCCTAATAATGTGCTTTACCTCGCTTTTCACGGCATTCTCGATTAACATTTGGATGTACTCGACCTTGAGACTTCTAAGCGGGTTTGGCCGTGGATCAATTACGACATgcacttttattttgttaaccGAGAGAGTGGGAAAACAGTGGCGTGGACAAATAGGGACAATGACATTTGTCTTGTCTTCATTCGGGATATTATCTTTACCAGCTGCGGCCTATTTGAACAGAGGTTCATCATGGAGAATTCTTTATCTCTGTACTTCTATTCCAGCAATCTCATACTGTATCATTACTTACTACTTTGTGTATGAGTCTCCTAGATGGCTTTTCATGGTAGGACGTGACATAGAAGCCAAAGCAGTATTGAGAAAACTTGCATCTATAGAAGGCAATAGTTTAGACTTAGACCTATCTAGCATTCATCTTGGGCAAGAAATATCAACAAGTTATCCTTACAAATTGATGAAGGACTTATTTAAGAGAAGATGGGCATTACGACGGATATTAGCAACTATGGTACTTGGTTTTGGCATTGGATTAGTATACTTTGGCATGTTATTCGGTGTAAGAAATTTAGGTTTCAACCTCTATTTGGGTGTCATGTTTAATGCCTTATTGTTAATACCTACAAATTTAGTAACCTTGTTCTTTTTAGCAAGATGGAAAAGGAAAGGTTCATTGTTTGCCTTATGTATAATAAGTGGCATAtgtagcataatgtgtgctgtAGTAGGCAGAAGTAGAGAAGGTATACAGATCGGGCTAGAACTAGCATCTTTGTTTTGCACCTCTTTGGCATTAAATGTGGTGATGATATTCACAATTGAATTGTTTCCAACTACTGTGAGGAACTCGGCCTCAACGTTGATCAGGCAAGCAATTGTCCTTGGTTCAGCGTTTGTTCCGATATTGACTTCAGGAGGGAAGAGAAATGGATTTTTATCGTTTGGAACTTTTGGATTGACAATATTGTTGTGTAGTTTCGTTGTGATCATTTTGCCAGAGACAAAGGGTAAAAATCTTTGTAACACCATGGATGAACAAGAGCGTATGAATAATATAATTGTGTAAGTTTTGTGTAAGTAGCactattcttaaaatatttaattttataataaagaaaaaaatgtttcaactttttgctcattcattaaaaaattataaattttctctTCGAAACTCTGGTTTACTTTTTTATTGATAGCAAAATGAAGTTATTTTTCAttgtacttttcttcttcatcaacaaaaaattacaccATTATTACAACCAATAGatctcaatttatatatatgtgattCTTTCCTCATTCTCTTTCTATATCTTTTTCTCACTTCTATgatttcttagtttttctctcCGTTTGATTGAGTAGTTTGAAAAATGTTCTATAGATTTCCaagttcaaaaagttttttaatacTTGCTTCAATTCCAATAGAGTGACTATGTGTATGGTTAAAAAACCatacacttcaaaaaaaaaaacttatattttttttttccttagttttaTATTTACTTTTAGTCCTACTCCTAGGTATGTTactattcttctttatcatatattttttattttattgatattacatataaatataacgAGTTATTATGCATTCGATAGTTGTTgtcttattaatttataaagtattaaataacttttttagaCTATTATATTGTACGATATAATtgtattaaatgctaaattgtTTTTAGAATACTATTTTAGATGATTGTATACAATAAACAAAGTTGTAtatacagaaaaataaataaattcattttattttttaattgcccCTTACAAATTCCTAACCACTTTGACCCTCCTTAAAAAAAGTCCTAAAGCCACTTCTACATCTGAGGGTCCGCTTTATCAAACACTTGTTGAAATTCTGTAGCCGGGAGTTTCGCTTAGGATTGATCACAAGGAAAGCATATCCACTAGCAAGTGTGCGAAATAGTATTACGTAAGGAACTAACCAAGCGCCAGCTTAGATTGACCATGGACCAGTGGTGCATCAAGAAGATTTGATATTTGCTTTGGTTTCCTGATATTACGATGTATACAACGttagctgttgtgtttgtattcaTAATTTCATGGTAATCGGCTTACTTTGTACAAATAAAAGTAGCCATTCCTCTTACACATGGATATTTTTATGAGATTAGAATATACCCACCTTGGATTAAGaattttgagaatcaattaaTGGGGATGCTATGCAGTTATTGAAGTAATCGTTGAGCTGTAATATGCCtaacaattaaacaattaaataaaagctgaaacatgAAGGTACGTAGCAGAATTTAATGTCACAGGGCACAGGACCATCAATATTTAAATGGTAGAACTACAAGCCAAGAGTTATCAAAGTTGTTCGTAGCACAATTACACTATGGCCTTACCAAATATAAGCGAAAACCTCAAAGAGACTCACTCAGCCGAGCAAAAGACTCCGGAAACCCAAGTCCTTCCTTCATTGTCTCTAGATGAAACCATTGAACAAATTATAGGAGGTTTTGGGTGGTCTCAGTTCTTGCAAGCCCTTCTTGTATCAGTCCCAACGCTCATTGATGCACAACAAACAATTATCAGCATCTTTGCTGATGCTCATCCAAAATGGCACTGCAACTTGAACACAACATGCAGCCCAAAGTCCAATATTTGCCAACTCCCAAAAAGTGCTTGGTCTTGGGTTGATTCTTCTCACAAGACAATCATATCAGAGTGGGGTCTCGAATGTGCAAGTTCATTCATCATAGGCCTTCCTGCTTCATCCTTCTTCTTTGGATGCCTAATTGGTGGATTCACTCTTGCTATATTTGGTGACTTCTGGCTTGGTAGGAAGAAATTGCTTTACCTCTCATGTCTAATAATGTGCTTAGCCTCGCTTCTCACAGCCTTCTCGGTGAACATAtggatgtactcagccttgagACTTATAAGCGGCTTTGGTCGCGCACCAATTATATCGTGCTCTCTTATTTTGTTAACAGAGAGAGTGGGAAAAAGGTGGCGTGGCCAAATAGGTTCGATCAGATTTTTCTCTTATACAGTTGGGTTAATGTCCTTA includes the following:
- the LOC115986203 gene encoding organic cation/carnitine transporter 2-like is translated as MEISTTTHNLVGTNSADQETTGLNQVLLPLSIDETTEQILGDFGWSQFIQAILVSVPSLFDAQQTFISIFTDAEPNWRCNFNTTCNSNSNICQLPKSAWSWDEPSHKTIISEWGLECASSFITGLPASSFFVGSIVGGLSLATLGDIRLGRKNLLYLSCLIMCFTSLFTAFSINIWMYSTLRLLSGFGRGSITTCTFILLTERVGKQWRGQIGTMTFVLSSFGILSLPAAAYLNRGSSWRILYLCTSIPAISYCIITYYFVYESPRWLFMVGRDIEAKAVLRKLASIEGNSLDLDLSSIHLGQEISTSYPYKLMKDLFKRRWALRRILATMVLGFGIGLVYFGMLFGVRNLGFNLYLGVMFNALLLIPTNLVTLFFLARWKRKGSLFALCIISGICSIMCAVVGRSREGIQIGLELASLFCTSLALNVVMIFTIELFPTTVRNSASTLIRQAIVLGSAFVPILTSGGKRNGFLSFGTFGLTILLCSFVVIILPETKGKNLCNTMDEQERMNNIIV